Proteins encoded by one window of Castor canadensis chromosome 2, mCasCan1.hap1v2, whole genome shotgun sequence:
- the Krba1 gene encoding protein KRBA1 isoform X1, whose protein sequence is MARRGAGPGAPAAAAPSQPKPLAPPSLARSRAAAVEGRCASPSWSGAGSWVGQGPTRLSPGMALQVPISFKDLAVRFTEEEWRLLQEGQREFYRDVMRENYETLVSVGTAELLPLSAFLSPAEPGGATGGESCANEGQEPSVGGPQHRFSQQTLEAPSFSRSSAPGLHLSGGQPLYSLHLTALVQLVKDIPKFLFGEVKGTDDSPESGGASLDGERVSPKAAMAVETCPPRGLLGCLLESNSSGPPGDQQQGSPLPIRTVDKLQPLVKEDPESPAKEPSPPTCSSNCPKSHQRQEKGTTGPGISPGNSPLQGLVNCLKEIPVPGPQKPEAGSSLLLSLPGLSVLRQTRVEEGPGSPPQSVKTEPASGDCPLQGLLNCVKEIPEALGRHPSSGSEDPWLLQEDPGVWKRNSGGPKCLQTSPPCPGPGAGSMLAEVKAEDRCAQRPPLPASCQIGRQSHNPSTSGDTRGVPVPRWAPTTQASRTSSSPLEALEACLKGIPPGGPSPPQPLATSWSWSPQPGDARSQRPELQPQGSYSEEATREPLPPLGLRSCKREGPIRPAAGTPTSFSSASSTDGDLDFGSPGGSQGQQPRKGYALGSSPLQSLENCLKEIPIPRPQPAWSCSSAMGRVVRRVEPRSWTADKEGLKNEVCEAARLRQGGGQVPTRSLHLASSQAFTSSSTATCPQPKLKDLGATRPGPWRWLQDGTATMPSPLHCLESSLRGILPVKPLRFSCLVGTGPSPSPCSSSSLSSSDGEDPKLEPELWQPPLQERDHLPSCKHPFPPSPVPGGSPRGSINSCIGEDLERTEAKDCSSLSTGKVEEGTGDRSQSPRRKESAESAGQPGPLHSGGEGGQIGTSPCHSQAFLSAKAAGHPWPAPRLEESPGPTGKEEPGVLEPRHGRPSVVARTQGRLLSRDPPEPPSKSPQPTAISPPWSTTSPQPLCSCGGSLQQELHSLGTALEAKLDRLAAALTGLAQEVATMRTQVDRLGRRPRGPGSKGQASWPWTLRWASGPGHRHLPYWRQKGPTRPKPKILRAQAEGGRAADLPGLSRGKAHVVSTLPAGAPLTELSNPNCSLAQQPSSSVPSCHAVLIGHPLRHTGHHQSPTSPLVPAPLSPLVTLPATSADAKLLAVGAAPVRVPNQPKSPNSLLGGAFHEGLWGEHRDPRWGAH, encoded by the exons GTACCCATCAGCTTCAAGGACCTAGCTGTGCGGTTCACGGAGGAGGAGTGGCGGCTCCTACAGGAGGGGCAGCGGGAGTTCTACCGAGACGTGATGCGGGAGAACTATGAGACACTAGTCTCCGTGG GGACAGCTGAGCTGCTTCCCCTCTCTGCTTTCCTGTCACCTGCAGAGCCTGGAGGAGCCACAGGGGGAGAGAGCTGCGCAAATGAGGGGCAGGAGCCTTCTGTGGGAGGCCCCCAGCATAGGTTCTCTCAGCAGACTTTGGAAGCCCCCTCCTTCTCCCGGTCCTCAGCCCCTGGGCTCCACCTTTCAG GAGGACAGCCCCTGTACAGCCTGCACCTCACCGCCCTGGTGCAGCTGGTGAAGGATATTCCAAAGTTCTTGTTCGGGGAAGTCAAGGGCACTGATGACAGCCCCGAGAGTGGGGGAGCCAGCCTGGACGGGGAAAGAGTGAGCCCCAAGG CAGCCATGGCAGTGGAGACATGTCCTCCCCGAGGCCTGCTCGGCTGCCTTTTAGAGAGCAACTCCAGTGGCCCGCCAGGAGACCAGCAGCAGGGGAGTCCCCTCCCCATTA GAACTGTTGACAAACTGCAGCCTTTGGTGAAGGAAGACCCAGAAAGCCCAGCCAAGGAGCCCAGCCCTCCCACCTGTAGCTCCAACTGTCCGAAGAGCCACCAAAGACAAGAGAAAGGGACCACAGGACCAG GAATCTCTCCTGGGAACAGCCCCTTGCAAGGCCTCGTCAACTGCCTAAAAGAAATCCCTGTGCCTGGGCCTCAGAAACCTGAGGCAGGCTCAAGTTTGCTGCTTTCTCTCCCTGGCCTGAGTGTGTTGAGGCAGACCAGAGTGGAGGAAGGGCCAGGGAGCCCTCCCCAATCAG TGAAGACCGAGCCAGCGTCAGGGGATTGTCCCCTCCAGGGTCTGCTGAACTGTGTGAAGGAGATCCCAGAGGCCCTGGGCAGGCATCCTAGCTCAGGATCTGAGGACCCATGGCTGCTACAGGAGGATCCAGGGGTCTGGAAGAGAAATTCTGGAG GGCCCAAATGCCTTCAGACCTCTCCCCCGTGCCCTGGCCCTGGAGCTGGCAGTATGCTTGCTGAGGTGAAGGCAGAGGACAGGTGTGCCCAGAGGCCCCCACTGCCTGCATCCTGCCAGATTGGCAGGCAGAGCCACAACCCCTCCACCAGTGGAGACACCAGAGGGGTTCCAGTGCCCCGCTGGGCTCCTACAACTCAAG CCAGCAGGACCTCAAGTTCACCCCTGGAAGCCCTAGAGGCCTGTCTGAAGGGCATTCCCCCTGGTGGGCCATcacctccccagcccctggccaCTTCTTGGTCCTGGAGCCCCCAGCCAGGAGATGCTAGGTCTCAGAGGCCTGAGCTGCAGCCCCAGGGATCATACAGTGAAG AGGCCACCAGGGAGCCACTTCCACCTCTGGGCTTGCGGAGCTGCAAGAGAGAGGGCCCCATTAGACCTGCAGCTGGCACTCCCACCAGCTTTTCCTCAGCCAGCAGCACCGATGGTGACCTGGATTTCGGGAGCCCTGGGGGCAGCCAGGGGCAACAGCCTAGAAAAG GATATGCGCTGGGAAGCTCCCCACTGCAGAGCCTAGAAAACTGTCTCAAAGAGATCCCCATTCCCAGGCCACAGCCTGCCTGGTCCTGTTCCTCAGCCATGGGCAGGGTTGTGAGGAGAGTGGAACCCCGGAGCTGGACAGCAGACAAGGAAG GACTAAAAAACGAGGTTTGTGAGGCAGCCCGTCTCAGACAGGGTGGGGGACAAGTGCCCACCAGGAGCCTCCATCTGGCCAGCTCACAGGCTTTTACCTCCAGCTCTACTGCCACTTGCCCCCAGCCAAAGCTCAAAGATCTGGGGGCCACCAGGCCAGGACCATGGAGGTGGCTACAAGATG GGACAGCCACCATGCCCTCCCCACTGCACTGCCTGGAGAGCTCTCTGAGAGGAATTTTGCCTGTGAAACCCTTGCGCTTTTCCTGCCTGGTTGGCActggccccagccccagcccctgctCCAGCTCGAGCCTCAGCAGCTCTGATGGAGAAGACCCCAAGCTAGAGCCTGAGCTCTGGCAGCCCCCGCTCCAGG AGAGAGACCACCTTCCTAGCTGCAAGCATCCCTTTCCTCCATCCCCTGTCCCCGGAGGGTCCCCCAGAGGCAGCATCAACAGCTGCATTGGTGAAGACCTTGAGAGAACAGAGGCCAAGGACTGCAGCAGTCTCAGTACAG GAAAAGTAGAAGAAGGGACAGGAGACAGATCCCAGTCACCCAGGAGGAAAGAGAGTGCAGAGAGTGCTGGTCAGCCCGGCCCTCTCCAcagtggaggagaaggag gcCAGATTGGAACATCCCCATGCCACTCCCAAGCCTTTCTTTCTGCAAAGGCAGCTGGGCATCCCTGGCCTGCACCTAGGCTGGAGGAAAGTCCTGGGCCCACGGGTAAAGAAGAACCCGGGGTCCTGGAACCCAGACACGGAAGACCCAGTGTTGTAG CCAGAACTCAAGGGAGGCTGCTCTCAAGGGACCCACCAGAGCCACCCAGCAAGTCTCCCCAACCCACAGCCATCTCTCCCCCATGGTCAACCACCTCTCCCCAGCCACTGTGCTCCTGTGGAGGATCCCTTCAGCAGGAACTGCACAGCCTTGGTACTGCCCTGGAGGCAAAGCTGGACCGGCTTGCTGCGGCCCTGACAGGCCTGGCTCAGGAAGTAGCCACCATGAGGACCCAAGTGGATCGGCTGGGTAGGCGCCCACGGGGCCCTGGATCAAAGGGCCAGGCTTCCTGGCCATGGACCCTCCGCTGGGCCAGTGGCCCTGGTCACAGACACTTGCCCTACTGGAGACAGAAGGGCCCCACCAGGCCTAAACCAAAGATCCTGCGGGCCCAGGCAGAAGGTGGCAGAGCTGCTGACCTTCCAGGACTCTCCAGAGGGAAGGCCCACGTGGTGTCTACACTGCCTGCAGGAGCTCCCCTGACAGAACTTTCCAATCCCAATTGTAGCCTGGCCCAGCAGCCCTCATCTTCGGTACCCAGCTGCCATGCTGTGCTGATAGGGCACCCCCTCAGACACACTGGACACCACCAGAGCCCCACCTCTCCTTTAGTGCCTGCTCCCTTGTCCCCGCTAGTGACCTTGCCTGCAACCAGTGCAGATGCTAAGCTGCTGGCTGTAGGGGCAGCACCAGTCAGGGTCCCAAACCAACCCAAATCGCCAAACAGCTTGCTGGGGGGAGCCTTCCATGAGGGCCTGTGGGGGGAACACAGGGACCCGAGGTGGGGGGCCCATTAA
- the Krba1 gene encoding protein KRBA1 isoform X3: MARRGAGPGAPAAAAPSQPKPLAPPSLARSRAAAVEGRCASPSWSGAGSWVGQGPTRLSPGMALQVPISFKDLAVRFTEEEWRLLQEGQREFYRDVMRENYETLVSVGTAELLPLSAFLSPAEPGGATGGESCANEGQEPSVGGPQHRFSQQTLEAPSFSRSSAPGLHLSAAMAVETCPPRGLLGCLLESNSSGPPGDQQQGSPLPIRTVDKLQPLVKEDPESPAKEPSPPTCSSNCPKSHQRQEKGTTGPGISPGNSPLQGLVNCLKEIPVPGPQKPEAGSSLLLSLPGLSVLRQTRVEEGPGSPPQSVKTEPASGDCPLQGLLNCVKEIPEALGRHPSSGSEDPWLLQEDPGVWKRNSGGPKCLQTSPPCPGPGAGSMLAEVKAEDRCAQRPPLPASCQIGRQSHNPSTSGDTRGVPVPRWAPTTQASRTSSSPLEALEACLKGIPPGGPSPPQPLATSWSWSPQPGDARSQRPELQPQGSYSEEATREPLPPLGLRSCKREGPIRPAAGTPTSFSSASSTDGDLDFGSPGGSQGQQPRKGYALGSSPLQSLENCLKEIPIPRPQPAWSCSSAMGRVVRRVEPRSWTADKEGLKNEVCEAARLRQGGGQVPTRSLHLASSQAFTSSSTATCPQPKLKDLGATRPGPWRWLQDGTATMPSPLHCLESSLRGILPVKPLRFSCLVGTGPSPSPCSSSSLSSSDGEDPKLEPELWQPPLQERDHLPSCKHPFPPSPVPGGSPRGSINSCIGEDLERTEAKDCSSLSTGKVEEGTGDRSQSPRRKESAESAGQPGPLHSGGEGGQIGTSPCHSQAFLSAKAAGHPWPAPRLEESPGPTGKEEPGVLEPRHGRPSVVARTQGRLLSRDPPEPPSKSPQPTAISPPWSTTSPQPLCSCGGSLQQELHSLGTALEAKLDRLAAALTGLAQEVATMRTQVDRLGRRPRGPGSKGQASWPWTLRWASGPGHRHLPYWRQKGPTRPKPKILRAQAEGGRAADLPGLSRGKAHVVSTLPAGAPLTELSNPNCSLAQQPSSSVPSCHAVLIGHPLRHTGHHQSPTSPLVPAPLSPLVTLPATSADAKLLAVGAAPVRVPNQPKSPNSLLGGAFHEGLWGEHRDPRWGAH, translated from the exons GTACCCATCAGCTTCAAGGACCTAGCTGTGCGGTTCACGGAGGAGGAGTGGCGGCTCCTACAGGAGGGGCAGCGGGAGTTCTACCGAGACGTGATGCGGGAGAACTATGAGACACTAGTCTCCGTGG GGACAGCTGAGCTGCTTCCCCTCTCTGCTTTCCTGTCACCTGCAGAGCCTGGAGGAGCCACAGGGGGAGAGAGCTGCGCAAATGAGGGGCAGGAGCCTTCTGTGGGAGGCCCCCAGCATAGGTTCTCTCAGCAGACTTTGGAAGCCCCCTCCTTCTCCCGGTCCTCAGCCCCTGGGCTCCACCTTTCAG CAGCCATGGCAGTGGAGACATGTCCTCCCCGAGGCCTGCTCGGCTGCCTTTTAGAGAGCAACTCCAGTGGCCCGCCAGGAGACCAGCAGCAGGGGAGTCCCCTCCCCATTA GAACTGTTGACAAACTGCAGCCTTTGGTGAAGGAAGACCCAGAAAGCCCAGCCAAGGAGCCCAGCCCTCCCACCTGTAGCTCCAACTGTCCGAAGAGCCACCAAAGACAAGAGAAAGGGACCACAGGACCAG GAATCTCTCCTGGGAACAGCCCCTTGCAAGGCCTCGTCAACTGCCTAAAAGAAATCCCTGTGCCTGGGCCTCAGAAACCTGAGGCAGGCTCAAGTTTGCTGCTTTCTCTCCCTGGCCTGAGTGTGTTGAGGCAGACCAGAGTGGAGGAAGGGCCAGGGAGCCCTCCCCAATCAG TGAAGACCGAGCCAGCGTCAGGGGATTGTCCCCTCCAGGGTCTGCTGAACTGTGTGAAGGAGATCCCAGAGGCCCTGGGCAGGCATCCTAGCTCAGGATCTGAGGACCCATGGCTGCTACAGGAGGATCCAGGGGTCTGGAAGAGAAATTCTGGAG GGCCCAAATGCCTTCAGACCTCTCCCCCGTGCCCTGGCCCTGGAGCTGGCAGTATGCTTGCTGAGGTGAAGGCAGAGGACAGGTGTGCCCAGAGGCCCCCACTGCCTGCATCCTGCCAGATTGGCAGGCAGAGCCACAACCCCTCCACCAGTGGAGACACCAGAGGGGTTCCAGTGCCCCGCTGGGCTCCTACAACTCAAG CCAGCAGGACCTCAAGTTCACCCCTGGAAGCCCTAGAGGCCTGTCTGAAGGGCATTCCCCCTGGTGGGCCATcacctccccagcccctggccaCTTCTTGGTCCTGGAGCCCCCAGCCAGGAGATGCTAGGTCTCAGAGGCCTGAGCTGCAGCCCCAGGGATCATACAGTGAAG AGGCCACCAGGGAGCCACTTCCACCTCTGGGCTTGCGGAGCTGCAAGAGAGAGGGCCCCATTAGACCTGCAGCTGGCACTCCCACCAGCTTTTCCTCAGCCAGCAGCACCGATGGTGACCTGGATTTCGGGAGCCCTGGGGGCAGCCAGGGGCAACAGCCTAGAAAAG GATATGCGCTGGGAAGCTCCCCACTGCAGAGCCTAGAAAACTGTCTCAAAGAGATCCCCATTCCCAGGCCACAGCCTGCCTGGTCCTGTTCCTCAGCCATGGGCAGGGTTGTGAGGAGAGTGGAACCCCGGAGCTGGACAGCAGACAAGGAAG GACTAAAAAACGAGGTTTGTGAGGCAGCCCGTCTCAGACAGGGTGGGGGACAAGTGCCCACCAGGAGCCTCCATCTGGCCAGCTCACAGGCTTTTACCTCCAGCTCTACTGCCACTTGCCCCCAGCCAAAGCTCAAAGATCTGGGGGCCACCAGGCCAGGACCATGGAGGTGGCTACAAGATG GGACAGCCACCATGCCCTCCCCACTGCACTGCCTGGAGAGCTCTCTGAGAGGAATTTTGCCTGTGAAACCCTTGCGCTTTTCCTGCCTGGTTGGCActggccccagccccagcccctgctCCAGCTCGAGCCTCAGCAGCTCTGATGGAGAAGACCCCAAGCTAGAGCCTGAGCTCTGGCAGCCCCCGCTCCAGG AGAGAGACCACCTTCCTAGCTGCAAGCATCCCTTTCCTCCATCCCCTGTCCCCGGAGGGTCCCCCAGAGGCAGCATCAACAGCTGCATTGGTGAAGACCTTGAGAGAACAGAGGCCAAGGACTGCAGCAGTCTCAGTACAG GAAAAGTAGAAGAAGGGACAGGAGACAGATCCCAGTCACCCAGGAGGAAAGAGAGTGCAGAGAGTGCTGGTCAGCCCGGCCCTCTCCAcagtggaggagaaggag gcCAGATTGGAACATCCCCATGCCACTCCCAAGCCTTTCTTTCTGCAAAGGCAGCTGGGCATCCCTGGCCTGCACCTAGGCTGGAGGAAAGTCCTGGGCCCACGGGTAAAGAAGAACCCGGGGTCCTGGAACCCAGACACGGAAGACCCAGTGTTGTAG CCAGAACTCAAGGGAGGCTGCTCTCAAGGGACCCACCAGAGCCACCCAGCAAGTCTCCCCAACCCACAGCCATCTCTCCCCCATGGTCAACCACCTCTCCCCAGCCACTGTGCTCCTGTGGAGGATCCCTTCAGCAGGAACTGCACAGCCTTGGTACTGCCCTGGAGGCAAAGCTGGACCGGCTTGCTGCGGCCCTGACAGGCCTGGCTCAGGAAGTAGCCACCATGAGGACCCAAGTGGATCGGCTGGGTAGGCGCCCACGGGGCCCTGGATCAAAGGGCCAGGCTTCCTGGCCATGGACCCTCCGCTGGGCCAGTGGCCCTGGTCACAGACACTTGCCCTACTGGAGACAGAAGGGCCCCACCAGGCCTAAACCAAAGATCCTGCGGGCCCAGGCAGAAGGTGGCAGAGCTGCTGACCTTCCAGGACTCTCCAGAGGGAAGGCCCACGTGGTGTCTACACTGCCTGCAGGAGCTCCCCTGACAGAACTTTCCAATCCCAATTGTAGCCTGGCCCAGCAGCCCTCATCTTCGGTACCCAGCTGCCATGCTGTGCTGATAGGGCACCCCCTCAGACACACTGGACACCACCAGAGCCCCACCTCTCCTTTAGTGCCTGCTCCCTTGTCCCCGCTAGTGACCTTGCCTGCAACCAGTGCAGATGCTAAGCTGCTGGCTGTAGGGGCAGCACCAGTCAGGGTCCCAAACCAACCCAAATCGCCAAACAGCTTGCTGGGGGGAGCCTTCCATGAGGGCCTGTGGGGGGAACACAGGGACCCGAGGTGGGGGGCCCATTAA
- the Krba1 gene encoding protein KRBA1 isoform X8, whose product MRENYETLVSVGTAELLPLSAFLSPAEPGGATGGESCANEGQEPSVGGPQHRFSQQTLEAPSFSRSSAPGLHLSGGQPLYSLHLTALVQLVKDIPKFLFGEVKGTDDSPESGGASLDGERVSPKAAMAVETCPPRGLLGCLLESNSSGPPGDQQQGSPLPIRTVDKLQPLVKEDPESPAKEPSPPTCSSNCPKSHQRQEKGTTGPGISPGNSPLQGLVNCLKEIPVPGPQKPEAGSSLLLSLPGLSVLRQTRVEEGPGSPPQSVKTEPASGDCPLQGLLNCVKEIPEALGRHPSSGSEDPWLLQEDPGVWKRNSGGPKCLQTSPPCPGPGAGSMLAEVKAEDRCAQRPPLPASCQIGRQSHNPSTSGDTRGVPVPRWAPTTQASRTSSSPLEALEACLKGIPPGGPSPPQPLATSWSWSPQPGDARSQRPELQPQGSYSEEATREPLPPLGLRSCKREGPIRPAAGTPTSFSSASSTDGDLDFGSPGGSQGQQPRKGYALGSSPLQSLENCLKEIPIPRPQPAWSCSSAMGRVVRRVEPRSWTADKEGLKNEVCEAARLRQGGGQVPTRSLHLASSQAFTSSSTATCPQPKLKDLGATRPGPWRWLQDGTATMPSPLHCLESSLRGILPVKPLRFSCLVGTGPSPSPCSSSSLSSSDGEDPKLEPELWQPPLQERDHLPSCKHPFPPSPVPGGSPRGSINSCIGEDLERTEAKDCSSLSTGKVEEGTGDRSQSPRRKESAESAGQPGPLHSGGEGGQIGTSPCHSQAFLSAKAAGHPWPAPRLEESPGPTGKEEPGVLEPRHGRPSVVARTQGRLLSRDPPEPPSKSPQPTAISPPWSTTSPQPLCSCGGSLQQELHSLGTALEAKLDRLAAALTGLAQEVATMRTQVDRLGRRPRGPGSKGQASWPWTLRWASGPGHRHLPYWRQKGPTRPKPKILRAQAEGGRAADLPGLSRGKAHVVSTLPAGAPLTELSNPNCSLAQQPSSSVPSCHAVLIGHPLRHTGHHQSPTSPLVPAPLSPLVTLPATSADAKLLAVGAAPVRVPNQPKSPNSLLGGAFHEGLWGEHRDPRWGAH is encoded by the exons ATGCGGGAGAACTATGAGACACTAGTCTCCGTGG GGACAGCTGAGCTGCTTCCCCTCTCTGCTTTCCTGTCACCTGCAGAGCCTGGAGGAGCCACAGGGGGAGAGAGCTGCGCAAATGAGGGGCAGGAGCCTTCTGTGGGAGGCCCCCAGCATAGGTTCTCTCAGCAGACTTTGGAAGCCCCCTCCTTCTCCCGGTCCTCAGCCCCTGGGCTCCACCTTTCAG GAGGACAGCCCCTGTACAGCCTGCACCTCACCGCCCTGGTGCAGCTGGTGAAGGATATTCCAAAGTTCTTGTTCGGGGAAGTCAAGGGCACTGATGACAGCCCCGAGAGTGGGGGAGCCAGCCTGGACGGGGAAAGAGTGAGCCCCAAGG CAGCCATGGCAGTGGAGACATGTCCTCCCCGAGGCCTGCTCGGCTGCCTTTTAGAGAGCAACTCCAGTGGCCCGCCAGGAGACCAGCAGCAGGGGAGTCCCCTCCCCATTA GAACTGTTGACAAACTGCAGCCTTTGGTGAAGGAAGACCCAGAAAGCCCAGCCAAGGAGCCCAGCCCTCCCACCTGTAGCTCCAACTGTCCGAAGAGCCACCAAAGACAAGAGAAAGGGACCACAGGACCAG GAATCTCTCCTGGGAACAGCCCCTTGCAAGGCCTCGTCAACTGCCTAAAAGAAATCCCTGTGCCTGGGCCTCAGAAACCTGAGGCAGGCTCAAGTTTGCTGCTTTCTCTCCCTGGCCTGAGTGTGTTGAGGCAGACCAGAGTGGAGGAAGGGCCAGGGAGCCCTCCCCAATCAG TGAAGACCGAGCCAGCGTCAGGGGATTGTCCCCTCCAGGGTCTGCTGAACTGTGTGAAGGAGATCCCAGAGGCCCTGGGCAGGCATCCTAGCTCAGGATCTGAGGACCCATGGCTGCTACAGGAGGATCCAGGGGTCTGGAAGAGAAATTCTGGAG GGCCCAAATGCCTTCAGACCTCTCCCCCGTGCCCTGGCCCTGGAGCTGGCAGTATGCTTGCTGAGGTGAAGGCAGAGGACAGGTGTGCCCAGAGGCCCCCACTGCCTGCATCCTGCCAGATTGGCAGGCAGAGCCACAACCCCTCCACCAGTGGAGACACCAGAGGGGTTCCAGTGCCCCGCTGGGCTCCTACAACTCAAG CCAGCAGGACCTCAAGTTCACCCCTGGAAGCCCTAGAGGCCTGTCTGAAGGGCATTCCCCCTGGTGGGCCATcacctccccagcccctggccaCTTCTTGGTCCTGGAGCCCCCAGCCAGGAGATGCTAGGTCTCAGAGGCCTGAGCTGCAGCCCCAGGGATCATACAGTGAAG AGGCCACCAGGGAGCCACTTCCACCTCTGGGCTTGCGGAGCTGCAAGAGAGAGGGCCCCATTAGACCTGCAGCTGGCACTCCCACCAGCTTTTCCTCAGCCAGCAGCACCGATGGTGACCTGGATTTCGGGAGCCCTGGGGGCAGCCAGGGGCAACAGCCTAGAAAAG GATATGCGCTGGGAAGCTCCCCACTGCAGAGCCTAGAAAACTGTCTCAAAGAGATCCCCATTCCCAGGCCACAGCCTGCCTGGTCCTGTTCCTCAGCCATGGGCAGGGTTGTGAGGAGAGTGGAACCCCGGAGCTGGACAGCAGACAAGGAAG GACTAAAAAACGAGGTTTGTGAGGCAGCCCGTCTCAGACAGGGTGGGGGACAAGTGCCCACCAGGAGCCTCCATCTGGCCAGCTCACAGGCTTTTACCTCCAGCTCTACTGCCACTTGCCCCCAGCCAAAGCTCAAAGATCTGGGGGCCACCAGGCCAGGACCATGGAGGTGGCTACAAGATG GGACAGCCACCATGCCCTCCCCACTGCACTGCCTGGAGAGCTCTCTGAGAGGAATTTTGCCTGTGAAACCCTTGCGCTTTTCCTGCCTGGTTGGCActggccccagccccagcccctgctCCAGCTCGAGCCTCAGCAGCTCTGATGGAGAAGACCCCAAGCTAGAGCCTGAGCTCTGGCAGCCCCCGCTCCAGG AGAGAGACCACCTTCCTAGCTGCAAGCATCCCTTTCCTCCATCCCCTGTCCCCGGAGGGTCCCCCAGAGGCAGCATCAACAGCTGCATTGGTGAAGACCTTGAGAGAACAGAGGCCAAGGACTGCAGCAGTCTCAGTACAG GAAAAGTAGAAGAAGGGACAGGAGACAGATCCCAGTCACCCAGGAGGAAAGAGAGTGCAGAGAGTGCTGGTCAGCCCGGCCCTCTCCAcagtggaggagaaggag gcCAGATTGGAACATCCCCATGCCACTCCCAAGCCTTTCTTTCTGCAAAGGCAGCTGGGCATCCCTGGCCTGCACCTAGGCTGGAGGAAAGTCCTGGGCCCACGGGTAAAGAAGAACCCGGGGTCCTGGAACCCAGACACGGAAGACCCAGTGTTGTAG CCAGAACTCAAGGGAGGCTGCTCTCAAGGGACCCACCAGAGCCACCCAGCAAGTCTCCCCAACCCACAGCCATCTCTCCCCCATGGTCAACCACCTCTCCCCAGCCACTGTGCTCCTGTGGAGGATCCCTTCAGCAGGAACTGCACAGCCTTGGTACTGCCCTGGAGGCAAAGCTGGACCGGCTTGCTGCGGCCCTGACAGGCCTGGCTCAGGAAGTAGCCACCATGAGGACCCAAGTGGATCGGCTGGGTAGGCGCCCACGGGGCCCTGGATCAAAGGGCCAGGCTTCCTGGCCATGGACCCTCCGCTGGGCCAGTGGCCCTGGTCACAGACACTTGCCCTACTGGAGACAGAAGGGCCCCACCAGGCCTAAACCAAAGATCCTGCGGGCCCAGGCAGAAGGTGGCAGAGCTGCTGACCTTCCAGGACTCTCCAGAGGGAAGGCCCACGTGGTGTCTACACTGCCTGCAGGAGCTCCCCTGACAGAACTTTCCAATCCCAATTGTAGCCTGGCCCAGCAGCCCTCATCTTCGGTACCCAGCTGCCATGCTGTGCTGATAGGGCACCCCCTCAGACACACTGGACACCACCAGAGCCCCACCTCTCCTTTAGTGCCTGCTCCCTTGTCCCCGCTAGTGACCTTGCCTGCAACCAGTGCAGATGCTAAGCTGCTGGCTGTAGGGGCAGCACCAGTCAGGGTCCCAAACCAACCCAAATCGCCAAACAGCTTGCTGGGGGGAGCCTTCCATGAGGGCCTGTGGGGGGAACACAGGGACCCGAGGTGGGGGGCCCATTAA